In Pseudonocardia sp. DSM 110487, the sequence CTTGCACGCGATGCCGTCGTCGTCGGCGTCGAGCCGCTCCTCGTCGTTCGAGCTCTCCTCGAACGCGGCCTGCGCATCGGCCTGAGAATCGAAGTCGGAGCAGTCCCGGTCGCCGGCCGCGTTGTCGTCCTCGTCGCCGTCGTCGTTGCGACCCTCGTCCTTCTTGTCAGCCTTCTTGTCGTCGTCGTTGTCCTCGTCGGGAGCGGCCGCCGGTGTGGTGTCGGGGGTGGCGTCGTCGGCTTCCTCGCTGTCGTCGGAACGAACGACGGGGATCGCCTCGCACAGGTCGTCGAGCCGGAGCCGCTCGGCCGGGTCAAGGGTGTCCAGGGCTGCCTGGGCGTCCTGAAGGCCGAGGTCGGAGCAGTTCGGGCCGTCGAGAGGCGCGGAAGCGAGCGCGGTGCCGGCCATGGTCACGACGAGCGCGCCGCTGGCCGCGGCGGCGATCAGGGACAAGCGGGTATGTCGGGTAACGGACATGAGAGCGGGGGTCCTCTCGGTGCGATTCGGGGAGCGGTCGCCGTGGGGGAGCGTCGACCTGCACGTTTAGCTCCGCCGCTGCACTATCCGTTACCTCCCGACTACGAGTTGCTCCATCTCGCCCCGTGACATCCGGCGAATGGCGCCCCCGGCTACCCGCGACGCAGCACCGGGCGGAGCGCGTCGAGCACCTCGACGCTCTCGATCGTGGACGGCACGGGCTCGTCGACGCCGTCGGCGATACCGCGCATCGTCTTGCGGAGGATCTTGCCGGAGCGGGTCTTGGGCAGGGCCGCCACGACGGCGACCTCCCTGAGGCTGGCCACGGCCCCCACCTGGTCGCGGACCAGCCGCACGAGCTCGGCCGCCACCTCGTCCTCGTCCCGCTCGACACCTGCCTTGAGCACGACGAACCCGCGGGGGACCTGCCCCTTCAGCGCATCCGCCACCCCGATCACCGCGCACTCGGCGACGTCCGGGTGGGAGGCGAGCACCTCTTCCATCCCACCGGTGGACAGGCGGTGCCCTGCCACGTTGATGACGTCATCGGTGCGGCCCATCACGTAGACGTAGCCGTCCTCGTCGAGGCGCCCGCCGTCGCCGGTCAGGTAGTAGCCGTCGAACGCGGACATGTACGAGGCCATGAACCGCTCGTCGTCGTTCCAGAGGGTGGGCAGGGAGCCAGGGGGCATGGGCAGCTTCACGACGATCGCCCCGTCGGTGCCCGGCGGGACAGGTGCGCCGGACGGGTCGAGCACCTGGACGTCCCAGCCGGGCAGCGGCTTGGTCGGGGAGCCGGGCTTGATCGGCAGCAGCTCGATGCCCGCGGGATTGGCGACGATCGGCCAGCCGGTCTCGGTCTGCCACCAGTGGTCGATCACCGGGATGCCCAGCAGCTCGGACGCCCAGCGCTGGGTCTCGGGGTCGAGGCGCTCGCCCGCGAGGAAGAGGTAGCGCAGCGACGAGATGTCGTGCTTGCGGGTGAACTCGCCGTCCGGGTCCTCCTTCTTGATCGCCCGGAACGCCGTCGGCGCGGTGAACAGGCTCTTCACACCGTGTTCCGCGACGACCCGCCAGAACTGCCCCGCGTCGGGCGTGCCGACCGGTTTGCCCTCGTAGAGCACCGTCGTCGCCCCGGCGAGCAGCGGCGCGTAGACGATGTAGGAGTGCCCGACGACCCACCCGACGTCGGACGCGGTGAAGATCGTCTCGCCCACGCCGACGTCGTACACGTTGGGCATCGACCAGCTCAGCGCCACCGCGTAGCCGCCGCCGTCGCGGACGACGCCCTTCGGCTTCCCGGTGGTGCCGGACGTGTAGAGGATGTAGAGCGGGTCGGTGGCGCGGACCGGCACGCACCCGGCCGGGGTTGCCGATGCCATCGCCTCCGCCCAGTCCACGTCGTCGGCGCCCATCGTGGCTTCCGCCTGCGGGCGTTGCAGGATCACGCGCTTCGCGGGCTTGCGCGCCGCGAGCTCGATCGCCTTGTCCAGCAGCGGCTTGTACTCGATGACCCGCTTGCCCTCGATGCCGCAGGACGCCGAGACGATCACGGAGGGCGCCGCGTCGTCGATGCGCACGGCGAGCTCCTTCGGGGCGAACCCGCCGAAGACCACCGAGTGCACGGCGCCGATGCGTGCGCAGGCGAGCATGGCGATCGCCGCCTCGGGCACCATCGGCATGTAGATCACGACGCGATCGCCCCGGCCGACGTCGAGGCCGGTGAGCACGCCCGCGAACCGGGCCACCTCGTCGCGCAGCTGCGCGTAGGTGTAGGTCCGTCGGGTGCCGGTGACGGGGGAGTCGTAGATCAGCGCGGCCTGGTCGCCGCGGCCGCCGTCGACGTGCCGGTCGAGGGCGTTGTGGCAGACGTTGAGCTCGCCGTCGGGAAACCAGCGGTAGAACGGCGGCCGGGACGCGTCGAGTGCGCGGGTGGGCGCCACGTGCCAGTCGATCGCCTGCGCCGCCCCCAGCCAGAAGCCCTCCGGATCGTCCGTGCTGGCGCGGAAGACGTCCTCGTACTCGCCCATCGTGATGGCCTCCTCGCCCTCGAGTGCCTCGTCACAGTAAGCCGGGTGCGGAGCGGATCGCAGACCTGTGCACGGGCCACCTGGCCGGGTGGTGAGAGGTACCTGCATCGGGGACGCGAAGCGCTCCGGGGGTGAGCGCAACGTAGCGTGACCACCCGTTCGGCCGACT encodes:
- a CDS encoding excalibur calcium-binding domain-containing protein — translated: MSVTRHTRLSLIAAAASGALVVTMAGTALASAPLDGPNCSDLGLQDAQAALDTLDPAERLRLDDLCEAIPVVRSDDSEEADDATPDTTPAAAPDEDNDDDKKADKKDEGRNDDGDEDDNAAGDRDCSDFDSQADAQAAFEESSNDEERLDADDDGIACKDAFGTEDQQVAVYPEGGVATGGAALS
- a CDS encoding propionyl-CoA synthetase; this translates as MRSAPHPAYCDEALEGEEAITMGEYEDVFRASTDDPEGFWLGAAQAIDWHVAPTRALDASRPPFYRWFPDGELNVCHNALDRHVDGGRGDQAALIYDSPVTGTRRTYTYAQLRDEVARFAGVLTGLDVGRGDRVVIYMPMVPEAAIAMLACARIGAVHSVVFGGFAPKELAVRIDDAAPSVIVSASCGIEGKRVIEYKPLLDKAIELAARKPAKRVILQRPQAEATMGADDVDWAEAMASATPAGCVPVRATDPLYILYTSGTTGKPKGVVRDGGGYAVALSWSMPNVYDVGVGETIFTASDVGWVVGHSYIVYAPLLAGATTVLYEGKPVGTPDAGQFWRVVAEHGVKSLFTAPTAFRAIKKEDPDGEFTRKHDISSLRYLFLAGERLDPETQRWASELLGIPVIDHWWQTETGWPIVANPAGIELLPIKPGSPTKPLPGWDVQVLDPSGAPVPPGTDGAIVVKLPMPPGSLPTLWNDDERFMASYMSAFDGYYLTGDGGRLDEDGYVYVMGRTDDVINVAGHRLSTGGMEEVLASHPDVAECAVIGVADALKGQVPRGFVVLKAGVERDEDEVAAELVRLVRDQVGAVASLREVAVVAALPKTRSGKILRKTMRGIADGVDEPVPSTIESVEVLDALRPVLRRG